A region of the Synechococcus sp. PCC 7502 genome:
TTACTCTTAGTCTTTACTCTCACTCTTGTTAATATCAGTACTAGCTCTCAAATTAATACTGCTAATACAAATTACTCTCAAGAACAATTAGCTGAACTCAGAAAAATAGCACCTAACTTTAACCTTGCCCTCAATAAGTCTCAAACATGGACAGAGTTAGCAGAGAACTGGTTAGAATCTGGCTCACCTTTGAAGTATTTCCAAGTTACAAGTAGTCAAGATATTAAGGCTCTAGCTGTAAAATTTCAGGAAGTTGCCAAAAGTTCAAAGCTTACCTTACCCGCCATTAAGTCTGCGCCCGAAAATCAGGTTAAGTTCTTGACAGCCCTCGCCCCAAAGCTAAAAGGGGATCGTCGGTTTACCAAGATGTATGAAGCGATCGCCTCTATTCAATTAAAACCTCAATTAAACCCAAATACTTCTAAGCCAACTAATTACAGTCTTGGTATTTTTATATTTCTCTGCATATTTGCTCCCCTTAGTTATATAGGCTTTATGAAGCGCAGTTATATTCTTAATAAAATTAAGACCTTACAAGGTTCTAGTCAGAATTTATCTATGCAACTTGATTCTTCCCTTCTGTCGGACTCTTTAGCCACACCCAAATGGTTGCAAGAATGGGAAATAGAAAATATAGAAAACTTTGATTCTGGATTTCACCCTGAGGCACGCATCCCCACAGTTCTTGATCGCGAAATTCCCGAAGATGTCCAAACTCTTGCCCTAGAAGCAGCAAATAGGGTTTTATATGCTCTCCAAGTCTCTGATCAGCACTCGATTTTCCTATGCGATGTGGTCAATCAATATGTGCCGAAGGTTTCCCAAAATATTACCTATTTTTATTACGACCTCTTCTGTCAGCTTAATGAAAAAATTGAAGTATATGATGGGCAAAAACAAATCAAAAAAAAGCTAGTAGGTGTGGGATTAAGTAGCTCACTTTTAAAAATAGAGTTTGTGGAGTTTGACTCGGATTCCTCTAAATTTAATCCTTCAACCATTGAGTTAAATCTCAGTTCATTTAATTTAAGTCTTGAAACTCAACTATTACAAATTTCCAGTTGGCTGATTTTCTTAAGTCAGGAATTAGCGAATTTTACAACTAGTAAGGTAACTCCTCTTATAAACTCCAAAACAGTTAATAAAACTGATTCTAAAAATAATAAAAGCGATCGCAAGTTGCGTCAAAAAATTATAAACTTGCAAACCCTATTACAAAAAATAGCCACTTCTAGTTCTATAGAATCTAAAATCGAAAAAACCCAAGAGTTTTATAGAGCCAATACCCTTCATACATCCACCGATGAGCTAATTCAAGACCTAATTCAAAAATCCCGTGAAATTGCTGCTATAAACTGCAAAAACTGGCACTCTCAAAATCCCAATCAATCTAGTGCAGCCCGACAACCCTATGAATATTTAAATTTGGATGCCAATAGTTTTGATGCCTTTAAGTATGAAATGCTGAAATCTAAAAATATCAAGCTGTCCCTAGAAAATGCCCAAAGTACATTGATTGGCTACAAAGAGTTTTTTGCTCCCGCAGCTTTTTACCAAGTCTTAATGAAGACTAAATTTGATAGCTAGGATGGTGTCAACCTAAAACTCCCCCTTCTAAATCTTAAAGTTCTTAAAACTCTTAAAACTTAAGAAAGGAGAATCTAGCCCTGAGCTATTTGCAAAAAATAATTTTAGCTTTTCTTTAACAGTGTATTTACACCATCCAGATCAGACTACGGGAGCAAAAACTATAACTAATCAGGAATATTAACGAGCCAAGAAAGCTCAACAGTTACGAGATTCCCTGACTGCTCTAGGTATTAATGGGTAATCCTTATTTTTTAGATTTGGACTTCAAGAGCGATCGCAAATAAAACTACAAATCTTCTTTTGAATTATCTAATACTAACGATTTCCAGAGTCCAAATGCAATCTTAAACTGCCAGATAGCTACACCAAGAGATATCGGAATCGCAATAAGTATACCAAAAGCGAGAGAATCTGGATTTCTGTGCCTATAACTCACTTGTGCAAGTGCAATGATATTTTTTAGGTAGTTGTAGCAATGATTTCCAGTACAAGTATATAAATAAAATGTTATCCAGATAGCATAGCTAAATACCCCGAGAAATTCGATCCCATTCAAAATAAAGCTAAAACTTGGATGCTTTGTAAAGCTGTGTATTTTTGATAAAAACTTCATTCTAGGAACTGTTTCTCTTACCTATTCCTAGTTTAAGCTGCGAACAATTAAGGTATAGCTGCCTCGTCCAGACTTATCCGAAGCATTAGCAATAACTCTATAGGTACCTGTGGAGGTCAGTTGCACAGTAATTGCAGAATTTTGCTCAGAACGGTCATTCTCTTTGATGATTTGGAGATCGGGAGAAACTAAAGCCACATAGGGTCTAAAATCCAAACTGCTTAATTCAACTTGAATTCTCTGTCCTGCTCTGCCCATAAAGCTAAAGGTTTCATAGAGGCTGCCATCACGGGGAAGTACGTTACTGTTTAATCCTAAAGTTCCCCTGAGTTGCAAAATCACCCCCGCATTGTTCTGGGGATTATTGCTAATGGTTGAGGCACCTAGTTTAGCACTTAGGGTAAATCGCCCATAATCTCCCGGATCGGAGGAGTTCGCAAACAGGGTATAGGTTCCTGATACAGGTAAAACTACTCTAATTCTGGCTGTACCTTCGTTATCATCAACGGCAATTCTTCTACCCCTTGGGTCTACTAATGCTAGATAAGGATTTAGATCACGACTAGTCATCTCTACACTGAGTTTTTGTCCTGCTCTACCGCTAAATCGAAAAGTTTTGTAGGCACTACCATCAGAGGCTCTAGGATCATTGGGGGTTAAAACAAAGGTCTTCAGGTTTCCATCTAAATTAAAAAGATTATTACCCCGTTCTTGTCCGTTGGGATTTCCATTGGGATTATTGAAAGCTACATTTTCATTAACTTGTCCCCGTGGGGCAGTACTAACAAATTGCCTAACTGTATTAGCATTGATCGCAAAGCCCAAGCCCACATTTCCTTCGCCGGGTGTGAAGATCAGAGTATTGACCCCAATTAATTCACCACGACTGTTTAGCAAAGGTCCACCTGAGTTACCCGGATTAATGGCAGCATCGGTTTGGAGTAGTTGGCGATCGCTATCAATTCGACTGATAATGCCCATAGTTAAGGTTCCCGCAAATTGCCCAAAGGGATCACCAATTGCAAAGGCACGTTGACCGACCTTAACAGGACTAGAAGAAGCAATATTAAGTTTAGGTAAGTTGGGAGGTACATTTTGAAGTTGGATCAGGGCAAGGTCTGGATTACGGCTTCTAGATATAACTCTACCTTGAAGTTTTTGCTTATTGGCAAGGGTGACAACCACAGCATCAGAATTTCTAACCACATGACCATTGGTTAACACGATGCCCTTAGAGTCGATAATACTCCCGCTTCCTGTGGCACCACCTGCCCGAATCGAAACCACGGCTGGACTAGCAATTTGATAAACCCGAACCGTAATGTCTTCATCGTTGGTAGTTGTCTGAGCATAGGTTGCTGGAGTTATCCCCACTGCTCCTGTGATGATTAAACTAGAAGCCAATAAGCTTACTAATCCTCTAGTCATATCCCTGTCTCCCAATTGGTGATTATGTAATTAGCTTTGACATTTGCTTTGTATGTAGACTATTGATGATTACAAATAGTTCTTTACAGTGATTATTTACTGGTTAATTCAAATGTGAATTCCCGTAATTAAAACAAAAATAAGATTGACATACTGTTAAAGTCATTACTAGATACTTAAATTATAAATGATTCAATTAGACACCACTACCAGCAACCATCTACTTACCATCGATCGCAAATTAGATTCAGGGTTACATGGTGAAATTTCTATTCCAGGTGATAAATCTATTTCCCATCGAGCTTTGATGTTAGGAGCTTTGGCATCTGGAACAACTACTATTCGGGGCTTACTCCTCGGTGAAGACCCCCGCAGTACAGCCAAATGTTTTCAGGCGATGGGTGCGGAAATTTCCGAACTTAATTCCGACCTAGTTACAGTCCAGGGTATTGGCTTGGGTAATTTACAGGAACCCCTTGATATTCTGGATGCGGGTAATTCGGGGACAACCTTACGTCTGATGTTGGGGGTATTGGCTAGTCATGAGCAGCGTTTTTTTGCCGTAACTGGGGATAAATCCTTGCGATCGCGACCTATGCTCAGAGTAGTTAAACCTTTACGGGAAATGGGCGCAGAAATTTGGGGACGGGAACAGGGCGGTAAAGCTCCTTTGGCAATTTCAGGCAGAAATCTCCAACCCATTCATTATCAGTCCCCGATCGCCTCTGCCCAGGTTAAGTCCTGTATTTTATTAGCAGGTTTAATGATTGATGGCGAAACCATAGTTGCGGAACCAGAACGGTCTAGGGATCATAGTGAACGAATGTTGTCGGCGTTTGGTGCCAAGATCAAAGTGGATGGGAATACTGTATATTTGCAGGGGCGATCGCAATTACAGGGACAGGAAGTGACAGTACCAGGGGATATTAGTTCGGCTGCCTATTGGTTAGTCGCGGGGGCGATCGTGCCAGATTCGGATTTGCTAATTTTAAATGTAGGGATAAACCCAACCCGCACAGGCATTTTAGAGGTTCTCTTAGAAATGGGTGCAGATATTACCCTTGAAAATCCTAGAGAAGTAACTGGCGAACCTGTGGCAGACTTGCGTGTGCGTTCTAGTCAGCTTAAAGCCTGTGCCATTGGTGGGGCGATCATTCCCCGACTGATTGATGAAATTCCAATTTTGGCAGTGGCAGCTTCCTTAGCAGAGGGAACTACAGTAATTAGGGATGCAGCAGAACTGAGAGTAAAAGAAAGCGATCGCATTACCGTTACCGCTAAATGTCTAAATCAAATGGGTGCAAATATTACAGAGTTGCCTGACGGAATGGAAATTAGGGGTGGCTGTAGTTTAAGTGGGGCTGAGGTTGATAGTTGTGATGATCATCGCATTGCTATGAGTATGGCAATCGCCGCTTTAGTCGCTAAGGGTAAAACTATAATTAGTCATGCCGAATGTGCCGCAATTTCCTATCCATCGTTTATTCCGACCTTGCAAAAACTATTTTAGCTTTCTATAAAGATACTTCCCCTTGCATGACCATTTCCCCCTTAGGCTCTGGTGGGGATTGCTTGGGTTCTAGGGTAATTACTACGGATTTAGCTCCCATCAAGATTTGATTAATGGGAACTCGCAGCATCACAGTACCAGTTTGGTCAGGCATAAATTCAGCTATGTAAGTTTTTTTGCCATCCACCAATGCCCAGAGACAATAACTCATATTACTAGGCGGCATGGATAGTTTTTGAATAGTAAGAATACCTGAGTTGGCTTGGGTGGCAATTACTAGACTACCAGAGGCGGCGGGAACTTCACCCATACCTTTTAAGGCTAATAGTCGATTGTTAGGTTGCTTAAGGACGGCGATCGCCTGTTGATAACTAGATAATTCCCCTTGGGCGATCGCTAACTGTTGCCTTGTGTGATAGCTATCAAAGCCAAGCCCAACCAATAAAGCAGCCATGATTCCACCAATAAGGTAGGTTTTATTAGAAATTCTATGGAAAAAAGGCTTAGATATTTTGATCGGAGATTGGATATAGGAATTAGATTCACTAGCTAGATCGGCATCTAATAGTTCGGCATTTAGAAGAATTTGCGATCGCAGGTGTTCAGATGGATAGTCTTCAGGTAATGCCAAGGGCAGCAATGATAAAACCTCTTGTAATTGATCTACTTCTGCAACTAGTTCGGGATGTAATGCTAATAGTTTATGAACTTCTGCCACTTCTTCGGTGGTTAAATCGCCTAAGACATAACCTGCTATTAGTTTTTCCCATTCCTGAAAGTTTAGATCGGGGTTTTGATCAAAATTTTGATAGCTCATTGCTGTTGTACCATGCTCGTGAAAACTTTATATTTAAGGCTTTTCCTTTAAGACTTTTCTGAGGGAAATTAGTCCCTGCCTAGCCCAAGACTTGATCGTACCGAGGGGAATGCCTAAATCCTGAGCAATTTCTGATTGACTGCGACCTTCGTAGTATGCCATTTCTAAAACCTGTCGATGTCTTTCGGGTAAGTTTTGGAGAGCGGCTCTTACCTGATCTGAAATTTCATGCTTAGAGACTTTTTCCATAGGATGATCGGGAACTATATGAGCTATAGCCTGTTGCCATTTTTGTAAAGAAGAAGATTGCGATCGCAGCTTACGAATCCGATCAATTGCCCGAGACCGAGTCATGACCATCAAAAAGGCTTGCATTGATCCACGGGTCGGATCGTAGGCTGTTGTTCGACTGAGGTTGATAAATATATCTTGGCTTAAGTCCTCAGCATCATGCTTATTACCTAAAATCTTCAAAGCTAG
Encoded here:
- a CDS encoding S1C family serine protease, which produces MTRGLVSLLASSLIITGAVGITPATYAQTTTNDEDITVRVYQIASPAVVSIRAGGATGSGSIIDSKGIVLTNGHVVRNSDAVVVTLANKQKLQGRVISRSRNPDLALIQLQNVPPNLPKLNIASSSPVKVGQRAFAIGDPFGQFAGTLTMGIISRIDSDRQLLQTDAAINPGNSGGPLLNSRGELIGVNTLIFTPGEGNVGLGFAINANTVRQFVSTAPRGQVNENVAFNNPNGNPNGQERGNNLFNLDGNLKTFVLTPNDPRASDGSAYKTFRFSGRAGQKLSVEMTSRDLNPYLALVDPRGRRIAVDDNEGTARIRVVLPVSGTYTLFANSSDPGDYGRFTLSAKLGASTISNNPQNNAGVILQLRGTLGLNSNVLPRDGSLYETFSFMGRAGQRIQVELSSLDFRPYVALVSPDLQIIKENDRSEQNSAITVQLTSTGTYRVIANASDKSGRGSYTLIVRSLN
- the aroA gene encoding 3-phosphoshikimate 1-carboxyvinyltransferase, producing the protein MIQLDTTTSNHLLTIDRKLDSGLHGEISIPGDKSISHRALMLGALASGTTTIRGLLLGEDPRSTAKCFQAMGAEISELNSDLVTVQGIGLGNLQEPLDILDAGNSGTTLRLMLGVLASHEQRFFAVTGDKSLRSRPMLRVVKPLREMGAEIWGREQGGKAPLAISGRNLQPIHYQSPIASAQVKSCILLAGLMIDGETIVAEPERSRDHSERMLSAFGAKIKVDGNTVYLQGRSQLQGQEVTVPGDISSAAYWLVAGAIVPDSDLLILNVGINPTRTGILEVLLEMGADITLENPREVTGEPVADLRVRSSQLKACAIGGAIIPRLIDEIPILAVAASLAEGTTVIRDAAELRVKESDRITVTAKCLNQMGANITELPDGMEIRGGCSLSGAEVDSCDDHRIAMSMAIAALVAKGKTIISHAECAAISYPSFIPTLQKLF
- a CDS encoding anti-sigma factor domain-containing protein, with the protein product MSYQNFDQNPDLNFQEWEKLIAGYVLGDLTTEEVAEVHKLLALHPELVAEVDQLQEVLSLLPLALPEDYPSEHLRSQILLNAELLDADLASESNSYIQSPIKISKPFFHRISNKTYLIGGIMAALLVGLGFDSYHTRQQLAIAQGELSSYQQAIAVLKQPNNRLLALKGMGEVPAASGSLVIATQANSGILTIQKLSMPPSNMSYCLWALVDGKKTYIAEFMPDQTGTVMLRVPINQILMGAKSVVITLEPKQSPPEPKGEMVMQGEVSL
- a CDS encoding sigma-70 family RNA polymerase sigma factor yields the protein MPISTQTDTELFLALRSGNREALGTLYDRYGVLVYRLALKILGNKHDAEDLSQDIFINLSRTTAYDPTRGSMQAFLMVMTRSRAIDRIRKLRSQSSSLQKWQQAIAHIVPDHPMEKVSKHEISDQVRAALQNLPERHRQVLEMAYYEGRSQSEIAQDLGIPLGTIKSWARQGLISLRKVLKEKP